The following proteins are encoded in a genomic region of Pirellulales bacterium:
- the fliP gene encoding flagellar type III secretion system pore protein FliP (The bacterial flagellar biogenesis protein FliP forms a type III secretion system (T3SS)-type pore required for flagellar assembly.), whose translation MTRSLQTTVAARLTAGLLVAAVVAFGTTAVAQEPANQPGTLELGSNLLGGGPEKWTSPEGLSSALQVMLLLTVLSLAPAVLLMTTCFVRIIVVLGLLRQALGTQQLPPGQVLTSISLFLTLLVMTPVWKEAYDQGIAPYTNKQIGLEEAWTRGSAPLRRFMSAQIEQAGNRDTIWLLYKYQGEQLQIEPQTYDDVPLQILLPAYMLSELKVAFLIGFQIYLPFLVLDIVIATVTISMGMMMLPPVLISLPFKLLLFVLVDGWHLVVEMLLNSVRAGGMGSG comes from the coding sequence ATGACTCGATCCCTGCAAACCACCGTCGCTGCAAGACTGACCGCCGGCCTTCTGGTCGCTGCGGTCGTCGCGTTTGGCACGACGGCAGTTGCGCAGGAGCCGGCCAATCAGCCCGGCACGCTCGAACTTGGTAGTAACCTGCTGGGCGGAGGTCCCGAGAAGTGGACCAGCCCGGAAGGCCTGTCTTCTGCCTTGCAGGTCATGCTGCTGTTGACCGTGCTCAGCCTGGCTCCGGCGGTGCTGCTGATGACGACCTGCTTTGTGCGAATCATTGTCGTATTGGGGCTGCTGCGCCAGGCGCTAGGGACCCAGCAGTTGCCACCGGGTCAGGTGTTAACTTCGATCTCGCTCTTTTTGACGCTGCTGGTTATGACACCGGTCTGGAAGGAGGCCTATGATCAGGGAATTGCCCCCTATACCAATAAGCAAATTGGCCTGGAAGAAGCCTGGACGCGGGGCTCCGCGCCGTTACGAAGATTCATGAGCGCGCAAATTGAGCAAGCGGGAAACCGAGACACGATTTGGCTCTTGTACAAGTACCAAGGAGAGCAGTTGCAAATTGAACCGCAAACCTACGACGATGTGCCGCTGCAGATTCTGTTACCCGCCTACATGCTGAGCGAACTCAAAGTGGCCTTTTTGATCGGCTTCCAGATTTACTTGCCGTTTTTGGTGTTGGATATCGTAATCGCGACGGTGACGATCTCGATGGGGATGATGATGTTGCCGCCGGTGCTGATCTCCCTGCCGTTTAAGCTGCTATTGTTTGTGCTGGTCGATGGCTGGCACCTGGTGGTCGAAATGCTGCTCAACAGCGTGCGCGCGGGGGGGATGGGTAGTGGGTAG
- the fliQ gene encoding flagellar biosynthesis protein FliQ produces the protein MDPQDAIDLAREAILMSLLVCAPVLVAGTLVGLIVGLLQALTQIQEQTVAFVPKFLAMVLVLSLTMPWLISQMVQYTQEVFQTAGSVPFSQ, from the coding sequence ATGGACCCCCAAGACGCGATTGATCTGGCCCGCGAAGCGATCTTGATGAGTTTGCTCGTGTGCGCGCCGGTCTTGGTGGCGGGCACGCTGGTGGGTTTGATCGTGGGCCTCTTGCAGGCATTGACCCAAATCCAGGAACAAACGGTCGCGTTTGTGCCCAAGTTTTTGGCCATGGTGCTGGTCCTGAGTCTGACCATGCCTTGGCTGATTTCGCAAATGGTGCAATACACCCAGGAGGTCTTTCAGACCGCTGGCAGCGTGCCATTTTCTCAATAG